A stretch of Macadamia integrifolia cultivar HAES 741 chromosome 7, SCU_Mint_v3, whole genome shotgun sequence DNA encodes these proteins:
- the LOC122083387 gene encoding protein PIN-LIKES 1-like isoform X2 yields MAILDLFITASIPVLKVLLVTVLGSFLALDRINILGEDARKHMNRVVFFVFFPALVATDLAKTITYESMIKLWFVPLNVLMTYLIGSALGWVLIQISRPPSHLRGLILGCCAAGNMGPMFMIIIPAVCSEKGSPFGAPDVCNTNGLAYSSLSMAIGAIFLWSYVYNLVRVSSKSTEGIDGSTNSEEPSKVLNGSSTEPLLPKGSPVLKNQTDHFALPCSSVEERPQVPISVKFRQYLQMLSEKLSLKTLFVPSTTAAIIGFFIGVVPQIQRLMIGESAPLRVIEDSASLLGEGAIPAITLIMGGNLLRGLKGSDIHASLIVGIVVVRYIAFPLLGILVIKGALHFGLVHPDPLYMFFLLLHFAVPPALNIGTITQFFGAGERECSVIMLWTYGLASVSLTLWSTFFLWFVA; encoded by the exons ATGGCGATTCTGGATCTCTTCATTACAGCATCAATTCCAGTCCTGAAGGTCCTATTAGTTACGGTTCTTGGGTCATTTCTTGCATTGGACCGCATTAATATTCTGGGAGAGGATGCAAGGAAGCATATGAATAGA GTTGTGTTCTTTGTATTTTTCCCGGCACTTGTGGCTACCGACCTTGCCAAAACAATAACATATGAAAGCATGATTAAGTT GTGGTTCGTTCCTTTAAATGTTTTAATGACATATCTCATTGGTTCAGCACTTGGATGGGTGCTAATACAAATCAGTAGACCTCCTTCGCATCTAAGGGGCCTTATCTTGGGTTGCTGTGCTGCAG GAAATATGGGGCCTATGTTTATGATCATCATCCCAGCCGTCTGTAGTGAGAAAGGCAGCCCATTTGGAGCTCCTGATGTCTGTAATACAAATGGACTGGCTTATTCTTCACTTTCTATGGCG ATTGGGGCCATTTTTTTGTGGTCGTATGTGTACAATCTTGTGCGGGTATCTTCTAAGTCCACTGAAGGGATTGATGGCTCCACAAATTCAGAAGAACCATCGAAGGTACTCAATGGGAGTAGCACTGAGCCACTACTTCCAAAGGGTTCACCAGTCTTGAAGAACCAGACAGACCATTTTGCACTGCCATGCTCTTCAGTAGAGGAAAGACCACAG GTTCCAATTTCAGTTAAGTTTAGACAATATTTACAGATGCTTTCTGAAAAGCTTAGCTTGAAGACATTATTTGTACCTTCAACCACTGCAGCG attattgggttttttatcGGAGTAGTCCCTCAAATCCAAAGGCTAATGATTGGTGAAAGTGCTCCTCTTCGTGTCATTGAAGATTCAGCTTCTTTGCTTGG TGAGGGAGCTATCCCAGCTATCACCTTGATAATGGGAGGAAACCTTCTCAGAG GTTTAAAAGGATCAGATATTCATGCATCCCTTATCGTTGGGATCGTAGTAGTTCGTTATATTGCATTCCCTCTGTTGGGCATCCTCGTTATTAAAGGGGCATTGCATTTTGGCCTGGTGCACCCAGATCCATTGtatatgttttttcttcttcttcactttgcAGTCCCGCCAGCATTGAACATAG GAACAATTACCCAATTTTTCGGAGCTGGTGAGAGAGAATGTTCTGTTATTATGTTGTGGACCTATGGATTAGCTTCGGTTTCACTTACCCTTTGGTCAACCTTCTTCTTGTGGTTTGTGGCTTGA
- the LOC122084090 gene encoding protein FAR1-RELATED SEQUENCE 5-like, with translation MEFEPLNMENEVIEFDMGLADDAVDIEHPVDEDDHEMVESSAGRELYIPEGDMNLEPYEGMEFESEEAAKAFYNSYARRVGFSTRVSMSRRSRRDGAIIQRSFVCAKEGFRVEKERPGSESKVKRPRAVTRVGCKAMLVVKIQESGKWLVSSFEKEHNHELVPPDKVHCLRSHRHVSGSAKSLIDTLQGAGIGPSGIMSVLIKEYGGISNVGFTERDCRNYMRSSRQRTLGGDTQTLLDYLKHMHAQNPAFFYAVQGDEDQCMSNIFWADSKSRTNYTYFGDTVTFDTTYRSNRYRLPFAPFTGVNHHGQPVLFGCALLINESEASFVWLFKTWLRAMSGRPPVSITTDHDRVIRSAITQVFPETRHRFCKWHIFKEGQEKLSHVYLEHPSFEAEFHKCVNVAESIEEFESCWMALIDRYSLREHEWLQAIYNARWQWVPVYLRDTFFAEMSITQRSDSMNSYFDGYVNASTNLPLLVKQYEKALESRYEKEVKADFDTMNTAPVLKTPSPMEKQAAELYTRKLFVKFQEELVETLTFMATKIEDDGVMTTYRVAKYGEDHKSYIVKLNVFEMKANCSCQMFEFSGLLCRHILTVFRVTNVLTLPSHYILKRWTRNAKSGVILEQRASDLLNSRESVTVRYNNLRQEALKYVDEGVKTIEIYSVAMGALQEAAGKVALAKKNGGRLPLVNGTSRADGTTDGSQGCWVSGQPQTADEKDKKIQELSRELDRANRKCEVYRANLLTVLKDIEEQKLQLSVKVQNIKLGMRE, from the exons ATGGAGTTCGAACCATTGAACATGGAAAATGAGGTAATTGAATTCGATATGGGCTTGGCCGATGATGCCGTGGACATCGAGCATCCCGTTGATGAAGATGATCATGAGATGGTCGAGAGTTCTGCTGGCAGGGAATTGTACATCCCCGAGGGTGACATGAACCTTGAACCTTATGAAGGGATGGAATTTGAGTCCGAAGAGGCAGCCAAGGCCTTCTATAATTCTTATGCTCGGAGGGTCGGCTTTAGCACTCGTGTCAGCATGTCCCGTCGCTCCAGGAGGGATGGAGCTATCATACAGAGATCCTTTGTGTGCGCCAAGGAAGGGTTTCGGGTTGAGAAAGAAAGGCCTGGCAGTGAGAGCAAGGTCAAACGGCCGCGAGCAGTGACCAGAGTTGGTTGCAAGGCTATGTTGGTGGTTAAGATTCAAGAATCGGGGAAATGGCTTGTGTCCAGCTTCGAGAAGGAACATAATCATGAGCTTGTCCCGCCAGATAAAGTGCATTGCCTCCGTTCCCACAGGCATGTCTCCGGCTCTGCAAAATCCTTAATCGATACGTTGCAAGGGGCTGGAATTGGCCCGAGTGGGATTATGTCTGTGTTGATTAAAGAATATGGCGGAATCAGCAACGTGGGTTTCACGGAGCGTGACTGCAGGAATTACATGAGAAGTAGTCGCCAGAGAACCCTTGGTGGAGACACTCAGACCCTTTTGGATTATTTAAAGCACATGCATGCTCAGAACCCGGCATTCTTCTATGCCGTTCAGGGTGACGAAGATCAGTGTATGAGCAATATCTTCTGGGCTGATTCGAAGTCCAGAACTAATTACACTTACTTCGGTGATACAGTTACCTTTGACACGACTTACAGGTCAAATCGGTATCGTCTACCTTTTGCCCCCTTCACTGGTGTAAACCACCATGGGCAACCTGTATTGTTTGGTTGTGCTCTTCTCATAAATGAGTCTGAAGCATCTTTTGTTTGGCTTTTCAAGACCTGGCTTAGAGCAATGTCTGGACGCCCTCCAGTATCAATCACTACTGATCATGACCGGGTGATACGGTCAGCCATCACACAGGTGTTCCCAGAGACCCGTCACCGTTTCTGCAAGTGGCACATCTTTAAAGAAGGCCAAGAGAAATTGTCTCATGTGTATCTTGAACATCCAAGTTTTGAAGCAGAGTTCCACAAATGTGTCAATGTAGCTGAATCCATTGAAGAGTTTGAATCTTGTTGGATGGCCCTCATTGATAGGTACAGCCTCCGGGAGCATGAATGGCTTCAAGCAATATACAATGCTCGCTGGCAGTGGGTGCCAGTGTATCTACGGGATACATTCTTTGCAGAAATGTCAATAACCCAAAGGAGTGACAGTATGAACTCTTATTTTGATGGCTATGTGAATGCTTCAACCAATTTACCACTGTTGGTTAAGCAGTATGAGAAGGCACTGGAGAGCCGGTATGAGAAAGAAGTGAAAGCTGATTTCGATACGATGAACACTGCCCCTGTTCTGAAGACCCCTTCGCCCATGGAGAAACAAGCTGCTGAGCTTTACACTAGAAAATTATTTGTGAAATTTCAAGAAGAGTTAGTTGAGACTCTTACTTTCATGGCAaccaaaatagaagatgatggGGTAATGACTACATATCGAGTAGCAAAGTATGGCGAAGATCATAAGTCTTACATTGTCAAGCTTAATGTTTTTGAGATGAAGGCAAATTGTAGCTGCCAGATGTTTGAGTTCTCAGGCCTTCTTTGCAGACACATATTGACTGTCTTTAGGGTCACAAATGTTCTCACCCTTCCTTCGCACTACATTTTGAAACGATGGACGAGAAATGCTAAAAGTGGGGTTATATTAGAACAACGTGCTAGTGATCTGTTGAATTCTCGAGAATCTGTTACTGTGCGATACAATAATTTGCGTCAGGAAGCCCTAAAATATGTGGATGAAGGGGTGAAAACTATTGAAATCTATAGTGTTGCAATGGGTGCTTTACAGGAGGCTGCAGGAAAAGTTGCTCTCGCTAAAAAGAATGGTGGGAGACTTCCATTGGTCAATGGAACTAGTCGGGCAGACGGTACGACTGATGGAAGTCAGGGTTGTTGGGTTTCTGGTCAGCCACAGACTGCA GATGAGAAGGACAAAAAAATTCAGGAACTGTCTCGTGAGCTGGACCGTGCAAATCGGAAGTGTGAGGTGTATCGAGCTAACCTGCTTACAGTGTTGAAAGATATCGAGGAGCAGAAACTACAACTATCTGTTAAAGTTCAAAACATAAAGCTTGGTATGCGAGAATGA
- the LOC122084089 gene encoding DEAD-box ATP-dependent RNA helicase 42-like gives MDEVKHKSRREDSDRKEDSKRSHRDRDRDREDKERNEDRYKDKEKVRDRDSEKKDRESRRSERERSVDDRYREKHRDKYREREKDRGRNRDEERERTKEKVKDREREKKDRETREREREREKEREDRDREREREDREKEREKEKERDRERERAREKEREREREREREEREREREERERERERERERERERTREREKRRELDRDEDRDGDDSREHERKRSRRDDDYRERERERSSRSDRHRDDSDDNRRKRSEDDSENKEKRTREEDLEEEQRKLDEEMDKRRRRVQEWQELRRKKEESEREKLGDTNADEPKSGKNWTLEGESDDEDAVPTLKSEKDTDMDEDGKPAGEGGDAMVVDSENGTAVAGTQNGGEGANGEEEIDPLDAFMNSMVLPEVKKLNGSESSSKADDKKSDPKKDQKDGQSNGVQSKKGTNKAMGRIMPGEDSDSDYSDVETDEGQLEDEDDDEFMKRVKKTKVEKLSIVDHSKIQYPPFRKNFYIEVKEISKMTAEEVADYRKQLELKIHGKDVPKPIRTWNQTGLTSKMLDTIKKLNYDKPMPIQAQALPTIMSGRDCIGVAKTGSGKTLGFVLPMLRHIKDQPPVVPGDGPIGLIMAPTRELVQQIHSDIKKFSKVLGVNCVPVYGGSGVAQQISELKRGAEIVVCTPGRMIDILCTSSGKITNLRRVTYLVLDEADRMFDMGFEPQITRIVQNIRPDRQTVLFSATFPRQVEILARRVLNKPVEIQVGGRSVVNKDITQLVEMRPESDRFLRLLELLGEWYEKGKILIFVQSQEKCDSLFRDMLKHGYPCLSLHGAKDQTDRESTISDFKSNVCSILIATSIAARGLDVKELELVINFDVPNHYEDYVHRVGRTGRAGRKGCAITFISEEDARYSPDLVKALELSEQAVPADLKALADGFMAKVNQGIEQAHGTGYGGSGFKFNEEEDEVRKAAKKAQAREYGFEEDKSDSDSDDDGIRKAGGDISQQAQAALAAISAASRVTVASMATPVSAAPLLPNGGLPVSLPGVLGLGIPGTAAAVPGVALPIGPGDGAARAAAIAAAMNLQHNLAKIQADALPEHYEAELEINDFPQNARWKVTHKETLVPISEWTGAAITTRGQYYPPGKIAGPGERKLYLFIEGPTEQSVKRAKAEVKRVLEDITNQSLSLPGTAQPGRYSVL, from the coding sequence atggatgaagtgaaaCACAAATCCAGGAGAGAAGATTCTGACCGGAAGGAGGATTCCAAGAGGAGCCATCGGGACCGTGACCGAGATCGTGAGGACAAGGAAAGGAATGAAGACAGGTACAAAGATAAGGAGAAGGTAAGGGATCGTGATTCCGAGAAGAAGGACAGAGAAAGTCGGCGCTCGGAGAGGGAGAGGAGTGTCGATGACAGGTATAGGGAGAAGCACAGGGACAAGtacagggagagggagaaggataGAGGGCGGAATCGAgatgaggaaagagagaggacAAAAGAGAAGGTGAAagacagagagagggagaaaaaagatAGGGAGACCAGAGAACGCGAGAGGGAACgggagaaagaaagggaagacaGAGACAGGGAGCGGGAGAGGGAGGACAGAGAGAAGGAGcgcgagaaagagaaagagagagacagagagagggaaCGGgcaagagagaaggagagagaaagggaaagggaaagggaaagggaagaaagagagcgggagagggaggagagggaaagggaaagggaaagggaaagggaaagagaaagggagaggacTAGGGAGAGGGAAAAGCGTCGGGAACTGGATAGAGATGAGGACAGAGATGGTGATGATAGCAGGGAACATGAAAGAAAGCGGTCTCGGAGGGACGATGATTATAGGGAGAGAGAACGAGAAAGGAGCAGCAGATCAGATAGGCATAGGGATGACAGTGATGATAACCGAAGGAAAAGGAGTGAGGATGATTCTGAGAACAAAGAGAAGAGAACCCGGGAAgaagatttagaggaagaacAGAGGAAACTTGATGAGGAAATGGataagaggaggaggagggttCAGGAATGGCAGGAATTGagaaggaaaaaggaggaaTCTGAGAGAGAAAAGCTGGGAGATACAAACGCTGATGAACCGAAATCTGGTAAGAACTGGACCCTAGAAGGTGAGTCTGATGACGAAGATGCTGTTCCTACTTTGAAATCAGAGAAGGATACGGACATGGACGAAGATGGTAAGCCAGCTGGTGAAGGTGGAGATGCTATGGTGGTTGATTCGGAAAATGGAACTGCTGTAGCTGGTACTCAAAATGGAGGTGAAGGAGCCAATGGGGAGGAGGAAATTGACCCATTGGATGCTTTCATGAATTCAATGGTATTACCTGAGGTCAAGAAGCTGAATGGCTCTGAAAGTTCCTCTAAAGCGGATGATAAAAAGTCTGATCCCAAAAAGGATCAGAAAGATGGGCAAAGTAATGGGGTTCAATCCAAAAAGGGTACAAATAAAGCTATGGGAAGAATTATGCCTGGTGAGGACTCTGATTCTGACTACAGTGATGTTGAGACCGACGAAGGTCAacttgaagatgaagatgacgatGAGTTCATGAAAAGGGTGAAGAAGACTAAGGTTGAAAAATTATCTATAGTCGACCACTCTAAGATCCAGTATCCCCCCTTCAGGAAAAATTTCTATATTGAAGTGAAGGAGATTTCAAAGATGACAGCTGAGGAGGTTGCTGATTACAGGAAACAACTTGAGTTGAAGATTCATGGGAAAGATGTGCCAAAGCCTATTAGGACATGGAACCAAACTGGATTGACGAGTAAAATGCTGGATACTATAAAGAAACTAAACTATGATAAGCCGATGCCCATCCAAGCTCAGGCACTGCCAACAATTATGAGTGGTCGAGACTGCATAGGTGTTGCAAAAACTGGTTCTGGTAAGACCCTGGGTTTTGTTTTACCAATGTTGAGGCATATCAAGGATCAGCCACCTGTTGTTCCTGGAGACGGGCCTATTGGGCTTATCATGGCTCCTACTAGAGAGCTTGTCCAGCAGATCCACAGTGATATCAAGAAGTTTTCAAAGGTGCTTGGTGTTAATTGTGTCCCTGTATATGGTGGCTCTGGGGTTGCTCAGCAGATAAGTGAGTTAAAGCGGGGTGCTGAGATTGTTGTTTGTACTCCAGGTAGGATGATAGATATACTTTGTACCAGTAGTGGAAAGATTACTAATCTCCGAAGGGTTACATATCTAGTTTTAGATGAAGCAGATAGAATGTTTGACATGGGTTTTGAACCTCAGATTACTCGGATTGTACAAAATATCCGACCAGACCGACAGACTGTACTTTTTTCTGCTACTTTTCCTCGTCAAGTTGAGATACTGGCCCGCAGAGTATTAAATAAGCCTGTTGAAATTCAGGTTGGGGGAAGGAGTGTTGTGAACAAGGATATTACACAGTTGGTGGAGATGAGACCAGAGAGTGATAGGTTCCTAAGACTGTTAGAACTATTGGGAGAATGGTATGAGAAGGGGAAGATATTAATATTTGTCCAGTCACAAGAAAAATGCGATTCTTTATTCAGGGACATGCTAAAGCATGGTTACCCTTGCCTTTCGCTTCATGGGGCAAAAGATCAGACTGATCGCGAGTCAACCATTTCTGACTTCAAGAGCAATGTCTGCAGTATTTTGATTGCAACTAGTATCGCTGCTAGGGGCTTGGATGTGAAGGAGCTTGAACTGGTAATCAATTTTGATGTCCCGAACCACTATGAAGACTATGTTCATCGTGTGGGTAGGACGGGGCGAGCTGGCCGGAAAGGCTGTGCTATTACCTTTATCTCTGAAGAGGATGCAAGATATTCTCCGGATCTTGTAAAAGCTTTGGAACTCTCGGAGCAGGCTGTTCCTGCTGATCTGAAGGCTCTTGCTGATGGGTTCATGGCGAAAGTGAATCAGGGAATTGAGCAGGCTCATGGAACTGGTTATGGTGGAAGTGGTTTTAAGTTCAacgaagaggaagatgaagtgAGGAAAGCTGCTAAGAAAGCACAGGCAAGAGAATATGGTTTTGAGGAAGACAAGTCAGATTCAGACTCTGATGATGATGGGATTCGGAAGGCCGGAGGGGATATCTCTCAGCAAGCACAAGCTGCACTTGCTGCCATAAGTGCAGCATCCAGGGTAACTGTAGCTTCAATGGCGACCCCAGTCTCAGCAGCCCCGTTGTTGCCAAATGGAGGATTACCTGTATCTCTCCCTGGTGTCCTTGGTTTGGGTATACCAGGCACGGCTGCAGCAGTACCTGGGGTGGCTCTGCCCATTGGGCCAGGTGATGGAGCAGCTCGAGCTGCGGCAATAGCAGCTGCGATGAATCTGCAGCATAATCTTGCAAAAATCCAGGCCGATGCACTGCCTGAACACTATGAAGCAGAGTTGGAGATCAATGATTTCCCTCAGAATGCTCGTTGGAAGGTGACCCACAAGGAAACTTTGGTGCCAATCTCAGAATGGACTGGAGCTGCTATAACTACCAGGGGGCAATATTATCCACCAGGTAAGATTGCAGGACCCGGGGAGCGGAAGCTTTATTTGTTCATTGAAGGTCCGACTGAACAGTCTGTAAAGAGGGCAAAAGCAGAAGTGAAGCGTGTTCTGGAGGACATTACGAATCAGTCACTGTCACTGCCTGGTACTGCACAGCCGGGCAGGTACTCTGTACTGTGA
- the LOC122083748 gene encoding cell division control protein 2 homolog D-like — MEKEFRDNQKSAMDAFEKLEKVGEGTYGKVYRARERATGKIVALKKTRLHEDDEGVPPTTLREVSLLRMLSRDPHVVRLFDVKQGQNKDGKTILYLVFEYMDTDLKKFIRSFRQRGGTVPPANVKSLMYQLCKGVAFCHGHGVLHRDLKPHNLLMDRKTMMLKIADLGLARAVTVPLKKYTHEILTLWYRAPEVLLGATHYSTPVDMWSVGCIFAELVTNQALFPGDSELQQLLHIFRLLGTPNEEVWPGVSKLMNWHEYPQWIPKNLASVVTNLDANGLDLLSNMLQYEPSKRISAKKAMEHPYFDDLDKTYL; from the exons ATGGAAAAAGAGTTCAGAGATAACCAGAAATCTGCAATGGATGCTTTCGAGAAGCTCGAAAAGGTCGGAGAAGGAACATACGGGAAAGTTTACAGAGCGCGAGAGAGAGCCACAGGAAAGATCGTAGCTCTCAAGAAGACTCGTCTCCATGAAGACGATGAAGGAGTCCCCCCTACTACTTTGCGCGAGGTTTCCCTGTTGAGAATGCTTTCCAGGGATCCCCATGTTGTCAG ATTGTTTGATGTAAAACAAGGGCAGAACAAGGACGGGAAGACAATTCTCTACCTGGTTTTTGAGTACATGGACACTGATCTTAAGAAGTTCATCCGTAGCTTTCGGCAAAGAGGAGGAACCGTCCCCCCTGCGAACGTCAAG AGTCTGATGTACCAACTCTGCAAGGGTGTTGCCTTCTGCCATGGTCATGGAGTATTACACAg GGATCTGAAGCCTCATAATCTGCTAATGGATCGTAAGACAATGATGCTTAAAATAGCAGATCTTGGACTGGCTCGAGCAGTCACTGTTCCACTAAAGAAGTATACACATGAG ATACTGACCCTGTGGTATAGAGCTCCCGAAGTGCTTCTTGGAGCCACACATTACTCAACCCCAGTAGATATGTGGTCTGTTGGCTGTATATTTG CCGAACTAGTCACAAATCAAGCATTGTTTCCTGGAGATTCCGAATTGCAACAGCTCCTCCATATTTTCAG GTTATTGGGTACTCCAAATGAAGAAGTATGGCCAGGTGTAAGCAAATTAATGAACTGGCATGAGTATCCCCAATGGATCCCAAAAAATCTAGCATCAGTTGTTACAAATCTGGATGCCAATGGGCTAGATCTTCTCTCG aatatgttgcagtaTGAACCTTCAAAGCGAATCTCTGCAAAGAAAGCAATGGAGCATCCATACTTCGATGATCTTGATAAAACATACCTCTAG
- the LOC122083387 gene encoding protein PIN-LIKES 1-like isoform X3, which translates to MAILDLFITASIPVLKVLLVTVLGSFLALDRINILGEDARKHMNRVVFFVFFPALVATDLAKTITYESMIKLWFVPLNVLMTYLIGSALGWVLIQISRPPSHLRGLILGCCAAGNMGPMFMIIIPAVCSEKGSPFGAPDVCNTNGLAYSSLSMAIGAIFLWSYVYNLVRVSSKSTEGIDGSTNSEEPSKVLNGSSTEPLLPKGSPVLKNQTDHFALPCSSVEERPQVPISVKFRQYLQMLSEKLSLKTLFVPSTTAAIIGFFIGVVPQIQRLMIGESAPLRVIEDSASLLGEGAIPAITLIMGGNLLRGLKGSDIHASLIVGIVVVRYIAFPLLGILVIKGALHFGLVHPDPLYMFFLLLHFAVPPALNIGVSTNKELQNRACTVSQFTGSISSIYIQVTLMMMPVAP; encoded by the exons ATGGCGATTCTGGATCTCTTCATTACAGCATCAATTCCAGTCCTGAAGGTCCTATTAGTTACGGTTCTTGGGTCATTTCTTGCATTGGACCGCATTAATATTCTGGGAGAGGATGCAAGGAAGCATATGAATAGA GTTGTGTTCTTTGTATTTTTCCCGGCACTTGTGGCTACCGACCTTGCCAAAACAATAACATATGAAAGCATGATTAAGTT GTGGTTCGTTCCTTTAAATGTTTTAATGACATATCTCATTGGTTCAGCACTTGGATGGGTGCTAATACAAATCAGTAGACCTCCTTCGCATCTAAGGGGCCTTATCTTGGGTTGCTGTGCTGCAG GAAATATGGGGCCTATGTTTATGATCATCATCCCAGCCGTCTGTAGTGAGAAAGGCAGCCCATTTGGAGCTCCTGATGTCTGTAATACAAATGGACTGGCTTATTCTTCACTTTCTATGGCG ATTGGGGCCATTTTTTTGTGGTCGTATGTGTACAATCTTGTGCGGGTATCTTCTAAGTCCACTGAAGGGATTGATGGCTCCACAAATTCAGAAGAACCATCGAAGGTACTCAATGGGAGTAGCACTGAGCCACTACTTCCAAAGGGTTCACCAGTCTTGAAGAACCAGACAGACCATTTTGCACTGCCATGCTCTTCAGTAGAGGAAAGACCACAG GTTCCAATTTCAGTTAAGTTTAGACAATATTTACAGATGCTTTCTGAAAAGCTTAGCTTGAAGACATTATTTGTACCTTCAACCACTGCAGCG attattgggttttttatcGGAGTAGTCCCTCAAATCCAAAGGCTAATGATTGGTGAAAGTGCTCCTCTTCGTGTCATTGAAGATTCAGCTTCTTTGCTTGG TGAGGGAGCTATCCCAGCTATCACCTTGATAATGGGAGGAAACCTTCTCAGAG GTTTAAAAGGATCAGATATTCATGCATCCCTTATCGTTGGGATCGTAGTAGTTCGTTATATTGCATTCCCTCTGTTGGGCATCCTCGTTATTAAAGGGGCATTGCATTTTGGCCTGGTGCACCCAGATCCATTGtatatgttttttcttcttcttcactttgcAGTCCCGCCAGCATTGAACATAG GTGTCTCAACTAACAAGGAACTGCAAAACCGAGCATGCACTGTTTCCCAATTCACTGGGAGCatttcatcaatatatatacaAGTTACATTGATGATGATGCCAGTTGCACCATGA
- the LOC122083387 gene encoding protein PIN-LIKES 1-like isoform X1: MAILDLFITASIPVLKVLLVTVLGSFLALDRINILGEDARKHMNRVVFFVFFPALVATDLAKTITYESMIKLWFVPLNVLMTYLIGSALGWVLIQISRPPSHLRGLILGCCAAGNMGPMFMIIIPAVCSEKGSPFGAPDVCNTNGLAYSSLSMAIGAIFLWSYVYNLVRVSSKSTEGIDGSTNSEEPSKVLNGSSTEPLLPKGSPVLKNQTDHFALPCSSVEERPQVPISVKFRQYLQMLSEKLSLKTLFVPSTTAAIIGFFIGVVPQIQRLMIGESAPLRVIEDSASLLGEGAIPAITLIMGGNLLRGLKGSDIHASLIVGIVVVRYIAFPLLGILVIKGALHFGLVHPDPLYMFFLLLHFAVPPALNIGTITQFFGAGVSTNKELQNRACTVSQFTGSISSIYIQVTLMMMPVAP, encoded by the exons ATGGCGATTCTGGATCTCTTCATTACAGCATCAATTCCAGTCCTGAAGGTCCTATTAGTTACGGTTCTTGGGTCATTTCTTGCATTGGACCGCATTAATATTCTGGGAGAGGATGCAAGGAAGCATATGAATAGA GTTGTGTTCTTTGTATTTTTCCCGGCACTTGTGGCTACCGACCTTGCCAAAACAATAACATATGAAAGCATGATTAAGTT GTGGTTCGTTCCTTTAAATGTTTTAATGACATATCTCATTGGTTCAGCACTTGGATGGGTGCTAATACAAATCAGTAGACCTCCTTCGCATCTAAGGGGCCTTATCTTGGGTTGCTGTGCTGCAG GAAATATGGGGCCTATGTTTATGATCATCATCCCAGCCGTCTGTAGTGAGAAAGGCAGCCCATTTGGAGCTCCTGATGTCTGTAATACAAATGGACTGGCTTATTCTTCACTTTCTATGGCG ATTGGGGCCATTTTTTTGTGGTCGTATGTGTACAATCTTGTGCGGGTATCTTCTAAGTCCACTGAAGGGATTGATGGCTCCACAAATTCAGAAGAACCATCGAAGGTACTCAATGGGAGTAGCACTGAGCCACTACTTCCAAAGGGTTCACCAGTCTTGAAGAACCAGACAGACCATTTTGCACTGCCATGCTCTTCAGTAGAGGAAAGACCACAG GTTCCAATTTCAGTTAAGTTTAGACAATATTTACAGATGCTTTCTGAAAAGCTTAGCTTGAAGACATTATTTGTACCTTCAACCACTGCAGCG attattgggttttttatcGGAGTAGTCCCTCAAATCCAAAGGCTAATGATTGGTGAAAGTGCTCCTCTTCGTGTCATTGAAGATTCAGCTTCTTTGCTTGG TGAGGGAGCTATCCCAGCTATCACCTTGATAATGGGAGGAAACCTTCTCAGAG GTTTAAAAGGATCAGATATTCATGCATCCCTTATCGTTGGGATCGTAGTAGTTCGTTATATTGCATTCCCTCTGTTGGGCATCCTCGTTATTAAAGGGGCATTGCATTTTGGCCTGGTGCACCCAGATCCATTGtatatgttttttcttcttcttcactttgcAGTCCCGCCAGCATTGAACATAG GAACAATTACCCAATTTTTCGGAGCTG GTGTCTCAACTAACAAGGAACTGCAAAACCGAGCATGCACTGTTTCCCAATTCACTGGGAGCatttcatcaatatatatacaAGTTACATTGATGATGATGCCAGTTGCACCATGA